CGCGAAGCCTACGATCAGATACAGGAGGACTTTCAGATGCGGTTGTCTCTCATGTTGCTGGCGGCGCTGCTGGTGGGAACCCTTGCCGCTCCTCCTCTCCTCGCCCAGGAGCCGATCCCGCGGTGCACGTCGGTGGAGCCGATGAGCGGAAAGGTCGGCACGGAGATCGTCGTCACGGGCGAGAACCTGGACAAGCAGTATGTGGCCAAGCTCTACCTGACAGACGGCCAGAACGACATCGAGATGGTGATCAGGGAACAGGACGCCACGACGATGAAAAGCGTCATCCCGAAAGGCGCGAAACCGGGCGTCCGCTACCGCCTGATGATCCTGACCAGGGGCAAGGAGCCGAAGCTGATCGAGCAGCCGGTGCGTTTCGAAGTCGAGGAATGATCGGCAGCGCGGCGGTGCTGCCGCAGGACATGGCCTCGCGGGGTTGGGCGCTGGATTTCCATTTCCCTGCGCGGTGAAATGCAATTTTCATCGCCGCGCCTGCATCAGACGCCGGTGAAGCGGGTATTCTGAAAATGATGCAGAGCCTGCTGGCCATCCTGCTGGCCGGTGGCGCGGGCGAACGGCTCTATCCTCTCACCCGCCGGACGGCGAAGCCCGCCGTCCCCTTCGGCAGCTATTACCGCATCATCGACTTCACTCTCTCCAACTGCGTCAACAGCGGCCTGCGCCGCATTTTCTGCCTCACCCAGTACAAGGCGCTGGAATTGACCCGTCATATCCGCGAGGGCTGGGATCTGTTTTCCGGCGAAATGGGCGAATTCATCGAAGTCATTCCGCCCATGAAGCGGATCCACTCGGACTGGTATCTCGGCACGGCCGACGCCGTCTACCAGAACATCGAAAGCATCATCGTCGAAAAGCCCGACCTCGTCCTGATTCTCGCCGCCGACCACATCTACAAGATGGACTACATGGAGATGGCCGACTGGCATCTCCTCCACCAGGCCGACGTCACCATCGCCACCATCCAGGCCGATCCGGCTGAAGCTCCGCGGTTCGGCGTCGTCGACATCGATCCCCAGACCTACCGCATCCGCGGGTTCGAGGAGAAGCCGCAGCACGGCCACCCGGCGCGCTCCGCTTTCGACCCGAACATGATCTCGGCTTCCATGGGCATCTACATCTTCCGCACCAGCGTGCTTCTGGAAGCCCTGCGCGCTGACGCCGCCGATCCGGATTCCGAGCACGATTTCGGAAAAAACGTCCTGCCGTCGCTGATCGGCTCCCACCGCGTCGTCGCCTATGATTTCCGCGACCTCAACCGGAAATGCGTCCGCTACTGGCGCGATGTCGGCACCATCGACGCCTATTACGACGCCAACATGGACCTCGTGAGCGTGACGCCCGAGTTCAACCTCTACGACACCGAGTGGCCCATCCGCACCCGCATGCCCCAGGCGCCTCCGGCCAAGTTCGTTTTCGCTCAGGGCGGACGCCGCATGGGCGTCGCCACGGATTCCATCGTCGCCCCGGGCGTCATCGTCTCCGGCGGCCGCGTCCACCACTCCATCCTCAGCCCCGGCGTGCGCGTCAACTCCTACTGCGACATTGAAGACTCCATCCTCCTGCACGGCGTCAACGTCGGCCGCTATTCCCGCATCCGCCGCGCCATCATCGACACCGGAGTCCAGATCCCCGAGGGCTCTGTCATCGGCGAAGACCCCGACCGCGACCGCGCCGCCGGATATCATGTCACCCCGGGCGGCGTCACCGTCGTCAGCCCCGAGCCGCCCAACGATCCCTGGTAACGCTGGCCCCCGGCCGCTCCAGCCCGTATAATTCGGATAGGACTGTCCGGTATGCGGCTCGTCACCAAACTCATGTTGGCCGTGGCGGCCGTCGTGGCCCTGATCGCCGTCATTTCCGGCTACACCATTTACCGCGCCGAAGAGCGCCACATGCTGGACGTCGTCATCGCCGGCGCCGACCAGCTCTCCGGCAGCATCACGTCCGCCACGTGGCACGCCATGCTCGCCGACCGCCGCGACGATGTCTACCAGACGATGCAGACCATCGCCGAGAAGCAGGGCATCGACCGGCTGCGGCTGTTCAACGGACAGGGCGAGATCACTTTCTCCACCAACCCGGAAGACATCAGCCGCAGGTTCGGCCTCGAGGACCCGCAATGCAGCCGGTGCCACCGGCAGGGGCTGCGCCTGGCGTCGCTTCCCCTGCACGAGCGCGTGCAGATCCACACTCCGCCCGAGGGACCGCGCCGCCTCTCCGTCATCACCCCCATCCCCAACGAGCCGCAATGCAGCAACGCCGCCTGCCACGCCCACCCGCCCCAGGTGCGCGTGCTCGGGCTGCTCGAAGTCAGCCTCAAGCTCGACACCGTGGACGAGGAGCTGGCCAACATGCAGGAGCGCATCGCCATCCGCGCCATCAGCGAAATCCTGCTGATCTGCCCCCTCATCTACTTCTTCGCCCGCCGCTTCTTCAGCCGTCCCATCCAGCGGCTGATCGCCAGCACGGAGTCCATCAGCCGCATGGAGCTCGATCATCCCGTCGAGATCCCTGAACACGCAGGCGAGATTACCGATCTGGCCCGCAGCTTCGAAGTGATGCGCGTCCGCCTGAAAGACGCCGTGGACCGCATCAACTCTTTCACCCAGGAACTCGAACAGAAGGTCGAACAGCGCACGCGCGAGCTCAGAAGCGCCCACCAGAAGCTCATGCAGAGCGACCGCCTCGCCTCGCTCGGCCAGCTCGCCGCCAGCGTCGCTCATGAAATCAACAACCCCGTCGCCGGGGTCCTCAATCTCGCCAAGCTCATGGAGCGCCTTCTCCGCGATGACGGCGTGCCTCCCGAACGGCTCGCCGATTTCCGCCGCTACCTCGGACAGATCGTCTCGGAAACCACCCGCGTCGGCCGCATCGTCGGCGATCTGCTCGCCTTCTCCCGCCGCTCGGCGCCCCACCACGCGGAAACCAACCTCAACCAGGTGATCGAATCCACCCTCTCCCTAGTCGCGCACAAGCTCAAGCTCGCCAACGTCGGCGTCGAGCTGCATCTCGATCCGCACCTTCCGCCCGTCCTCTGCGACCGCTCGCAGATGCAGCAGGTGGCGCTCAACCTCATCCTGAACGCCGCCGAGGCCATGCAGCCCCACGGCCAGGGTCTTCTCCGCATCGAATCCGGCCGCAACGGCGAGGAGGTCTTCATCCGCGTGACAGACAACGGGGAAGGAATCCCGCCCGAGGTGCTGCCCAAAATCTTCGATCCCTTCTTCACCACCAAGCCCGAGGGCAAAGGCGTCGGCCTCGGCCTCGCGGTCACGTACGGCATCATCCAGGCTCACCAGGGCGAAATCGAGGTCGTCAGCGAGCCGGGCAAAGGAACCACTTTTACCATCAACCTGCCCCTGCGCAAGGCGCCGGCGGCCGAGCCTTCCGGGGCGGTGCGGGGGTGATCGTCTTGGGCCTCTTCGAGCTGCAAACCCCGCATGATCCTGCCCTGCCCCAGGGCGTGATCCCCGCCATGGCGGCCGCTCTCGAATCCTGCCTTCCCGTGCGCGTCGCCGGGCTCAAGCCTCTCCAGGCCCCCGCAGACGCCTTCGACGCGAAACGCGGCCAGTGGAGCGCGCCCGCCCTGCTCGAAAACATCCTGGCCTCGTTGCCGGACGGCATCCCCAAGGCCCTCGGCGTCACCGGCTCGGACCTCTTCATCCCCATGCTCAGCTTCGTCTACGGCCAGGCCCAGCTGAAGGGCCGCGCCGGCGTCGTCTCCGTCGCACGCCTCAGGCAGGAATACTACGGTCTCCCCCCCAACAGCGCCCTGCTTCTGGAGCGGGCGCGCAAGGAGGCCGTGCACGAGGCCGGCCACCTGCTCGGCCTCGTGCATTGCTCTTCGCCCGGGTGCGTTATGCGCCTGTCGGTGCAGGTGGGACAGATCGATCTCAAAGGCGAGGCGCCGTGCCCGGCCTGCGCGGCCCGCCTCCGGGAGGTGACGGCATGAAGCCCCAATGGCAGATCCTCGTCGTCGACGACGAAGAGATCATGTGCGAATCGCTCGCCGCATGGCTGCGCGAAGACGGCTATCTCGTCGATACCGCCTCCAGCGGCCGAGAGGCAGTCGAACTGGCGAAAAAAACCGACTACGCCATCTACTTCATCGATCTCAAAATGCCCGGCGGCATGGATGGCATCGACACCCTGATGGAGATCCGCCGCCTCCACCCCGACGCCTCCATCATCATCATCACCGCTTACGCCACCGTCGACACCGCCATCACCGCCATCAAGGAAGGCGCCCAGGAGTACATCGTCAAGCCCTGCAACCCCGAGGAGATCTCCCTCCTCGTCAGCCGCATCATCAAGGTCAAGCGCCTCCAGCGCGAAAACCTCATCCTCCGCAAAAAGCTCCAGCGCCGCTACCAGTTCCACGACATCATCTGCAAGAGCCCCCGCATGCTCGAGGTGCTCGAGCTCGCCCGCGAGGTCTCCAGCCTCCGCAGCACCGTCCTCATCCGCGGAGAAAGCGGCACCGGCAAGGAGCTCGTCGCCCGCGCCATCCACTTCTCCGGCAGCCGCGCCCAGAAGCCCTTCATCGCCGTCAGTTGCGCCGCGCTGGCCGAAACCCTGCTCGAGAGCGAGCTCTTCGGCTACGAAAAAGGCGCCTTCACCGGCGCCGCCGAGCGCAAGAAAGGCAAGTTCGAACTCGCCGACGGCGGCACCATCTTCCTCGACGAAATCGGCGACATCGGCCCCAAGCTCCAGGCGGATCTGCTGCGCGTCCTCCAGGAGCGCTCCTTCTACCGCATCGGCGGAACCGGGGAAATCCAGGTCGACGTCCGCGTTATCGCCGCCACCCACAAGGATCTGCGCGCCCTCGTCGAAGAAGGCCGGTTCCGCGAGGATCTCTTCTACCGCCTCAACGTCATCGAGATCTTCATCCCGCCCCTGCGCGAACGCCGCGAGGACATCCCCCTGCTGGCCGGACATTTCGTCGAACGCATCTCGCACGAACTCGGCAAGCCCGTCGAGGACATCGCCCAGGACGCCATGCGCCTCCTGATGGATCACTCCTGGCCCGGCAATGTCCGGGAACTTGAAAACGCCATCGAGCGCGCCATCGTCAGCTGCCGCGGCCGCACCCTCACCGCCGAGGACTTCTCCTTCCTCCGCAACAACGGCGCGGCGAAGATCCAGATCCCCGACAACCTCACCCTCGCCGAGATGGAGAAGCTGATGATCGAGGCGACTCTCCGCCGCACCGGCGGCAACGTCAAGGAGGCCGCCGCCTCCCTCGGCATCGACCGCTCGACGCTCTACGAAAAGCTCAAGCGCTACGGCATCGAGCGCTGACTCTCACACATCGAGAAACGCCAGCCCGCACACCGTGTCGAACTCCCGCCGCGGCAGCGCCCGGCCCAGATCCTGCGGCACCGCGCCCCCGTCGGCCAGCGTCGCCGCTCCGCTGGCCGCCGCCAGCGCCAGCTGCAGCCGGTCCACCTCATGCCGCATCCACGCCACGGCTTCTCCGTCCCGCAGCAGGTGGACTGTCCGGAACCCTTCCGCGGGCCGCACGCGGATCAGCGCCCCGTTCTCCGCCGGGCCCAGCACCGTCCCGTCCACCGGCGACAGCACGCGCGCCTCCACCCCATTGCGCCTCACGAGGAACGCCGGCTCGTTCACCCGCACCTCCGTGCCGGGCGCCGGCGCTTCGATGCGGCCGTCCCCGCCCAGCAGCCGCCGCCCCAGATCGTCGAGCCCGACTTCCAGCATTCCGTCTTCGGCCTCCCTCACCCAGGTGTGGCCGCGGTGGTAGTAGCGGTCCAGCGGCACGGCCACGCCGCACACCTCGGTGTCGGCGGTCGCCGCCGCGGCTTCTTCGGATAACTGCAGCCGCGCATGCATCCGGCAGCCGCGGCAGTCAAACTCCTGGTCGCAGCACCGCCCCGGCAGCTCCCCGGTGATCGCGTGCCGGCAGCGCCGCTCTTCCGGCGTCAGCTCCTCGAACGCCGCATGCCAGTACACGCGCCCTTCCTGCTTCTTCTGCACCGTGCGGAAGCTCCGCCACAGCGCCACCAGCACCGTGCCCGCCACCGCCAGCGCCACCGTGAAGAACACGCCCAGGAAGATCAGATAGCCGGCGTGCCACTCGAAGCCGTACACCCACGGGAACATCGCTTACCTCCTCGCTTCCGTCATCGCCAGCTCCCGCTCCTGCGGAAACAGCGTCAGATAGCGGTACGAGAACGAGTACACCAGCATCCCGTACGCCACCACGAACCCGAACGCCGCAAACTCCTGCCACGACGGCCAGTACAGCAGCAGCCGGTCGAACGGCATCGTCGGCAGCGCCAGCGTCTGGATCGTGAACACGAACCGGTTCAGCGTCACCCCAAGGCACGCCATCGCCGCGCCCGTGATCAGCAACCCCCGCCGCGCCCGCCACTCCGGCTTCAGCAGCAGAAGCGCCGGAATCAGCCCCAGCAGCGCAATCTCCGTGAACAGGATCCATGTGCCGAACGCCCCGCCGTATTCATAAAACCGGTGCGCCGGGAATCCGCGCTCCGGCGCCGTCTGGTTGATCCACAGC
This DNA window, taken from Bryobacteraceae bacterium, encodes the following:
- the hydG gene encoding DNA-binding response regulator gives rise to the protein MKPQWQILVVDDEEIMCESLAAWLREDGYLVDTASSGREAVELAKKTDYAIYFIDLKMPGGMDGIDTLMEIRRLHPDASIIIITAYATVDTAITAIKEGAQEYIVKPCNPEEISLLVSRIIKVKRLQRENLILRKKLQRRYQFHDIICKSPRMLEVLELAREVSSLRSTVLIRGESGTGKELVARAIHFSGSRAQKPFIAVSCAALAETLLESELFGYEKGAFTGAAERKKGKFELADGGTIFLDEIGDIGPKLQADLLRVLQERSFYRIGGTGEIQVDVRVIAATHKDLRALVEEGRFREDLFYRLNVIEIFIPPLRERREDIPLLAGHFVERISHELGKPVEDIAQDAMRLLMDHSWPGNVRELENAIERAIVSCRGRTLTAEDFSFLRNNGAAKIQIPDNLTLAEMEKLMIEATLRRTGGNVKEAAASLGIDRSTLYEKLKRYGIER
- a CDS encoding archemetzincin, with the translated sequence MIVLGLFELQTPHDPALPQGVIPAMAAALESCLPVRVAGLKPLQAPADAFDAKRGQWSAPALLENILASLPDGIPKALGVTGSDLFIPMLSFVYGQAQLKGRAGVVSVARLRQEYYGLPPNSALLLERARKEAVHEAGHLLGLVHCSSPGCVMRLSVQVGQIDLKGEAPCPACAARLREVTA
- the glgC gene encoding glucose-1-phosphate adenylyltransferase; amino-acid sequence: MMQSLLAILLAGGAGERLYPLTRRTAKPAVPFGSYYRIIDFTLSNCVNSGLRRIFCLTQYKALELTRHIREGWDLFSGEMGEFIEVIPPMKRIHSDWYLGTADAVYQNIESIIVEKPDLVLILAADHIYKMDYMEMADWHLLHQADVTIATIQADPAEAPRFGVVDIDPQTYRIRGFEEKPQHGHPARSAFDPNMISASMGIYIFRTSVLLEALRADAADPDSEHDFGKNVLPSLIGSHRVVAYDFRDLNRKCVRYWRDVGTIDAYYDANMDLVSVTPEFNLYDTEWPIRTRMPQAPPAKFVFAQGGRRMGVATDSIVAPGVIVSGGRVHHSILSPGVRVNSYCDIEDSILLHGVNVGRYSRIRRAIIDTGVQIPEGSVIGEDPDRDRAAGYHVTPGGVTVVSPEPPNDPW
- a CDS encoding two-component sensor histidine kinase, coding for MRLVTKLMLAVAAVVALIAVISGYTIYRAEERHMLDVVIAGADQLSGSITSATWHAMLADRRDDVYQTMQTIAEKQGIDRLRLFNGQGEITFSTNPEDISRRFGLEDPQCSRCHRQGLRLASLPLHERVQIHTPPEGPRRLSVITPIPNEPQCSNAACHAHPPQVRVLGLLEVSLKLDTVDEELANMQERIAIRAISEILLICPLIYFFARRFFSRPIQRLIASTESISRMELDHPVEIPEHAGEITDLARSFEVMRVRLKDAVDRINSFTQELEQKVEQRTRELRSAHQKLMQSDRLASLGQLAASVAHEINNPVAGVLNLAKLMERLLRDDGVPPERLADFRRYLGQIVSETTRVGRIVGDLLAFSRRSAPHHAETNLNQVIESTLSLVAHKLKLANVGVELHLDPHLPPVLCDRSQMQQVALNLILNAAEAMQPHGQGLLRIESGRNGEEVFIRVTDNGEGIPPEVLPKIFDPFFTTKPEGKGVGLGLAVTYGIIQAHQGEIEVVSEPGKGTTFTINLPLRKAPAAEPSGAVRG